In one Nocardioides sp. NBC_00368 genomic region, the following are encoded:
- a CDS encoding replicative DNA helicase → MPGNPSPLARPLADVLDKSLDMVEVISNREAGLYGVPTGFADLDELLNGLWPGHLTVIGGRPGAGASTLALDFVRSAAVHNNLATLYFRPDTTAEEVSLRLLSAESKVPHNHIRNGLMSDSSWNSLAETMGSISNSPILIADDPYLNVEKIGTAIENASEHDLKLVVVDELQTLVQTRTRENRYQEVREDVHALKRLARQHNVALVVVSKLNRTPMTRQGPILARPMLHDLRDAGGIEDVADEVILIHREDQYEPESIRPGEADLIVAKHRHGAERQLVVAFQGHYCRFVDMSK, encoded by the coding sequence TTGGACAAGTCCCTCGACATGGTTGAGGTGATCTCCAACCGTGAGGCCGGCCTCTACGGTGTCCCCACTGGTTTCGCCGACCTCGACGAGCTGCTCAACGGACTCTGGCCCGGGCACCTCACCGTGATCGGTGGACGGCCAGGCGCGGGCGCATCCACACTCGCCCTCGACTTCGTGCGCAGCGCGGCCGTCCACAACAACCTCGCGACCCTCTACTTCCGGCCCGACACCACCGCCGAGGAGGTCAGCCTCCGTCTGCTCTCCGCCGAGTCGAAAGTCCCGCACAACCACATCCGCAACGGCCTCATGTCCGACTCGAGCTGGAACAGCCTCGCGGAGACGATGGGCAGTATCTCGAACAGCCCGATCCTCATCGCCGACGACCCCTATCTCAACGTCGAGAAGATCGGCACCGCGATCGAGAATGCCTCGGAGCACGACCTCAAGCTCGTCGTCGTCGACGAACTCCAAACGCTTGTACAGACCCGAACCCGCGAGAACCGCTACCAGGAGGTCCGCGAGGACGTCCACGCGCTCAAGCGCCTCGCCCGCCAGCACAACGTCGCGCTCGTCGTCGTCAGCAAGCTGAACCGCACCCCGATGACCAGACAGGGCCCGATCCTCGCCCGGCCCATGCTGCACGACCTTCGCGATGCCGGCGGCATCGAAGACGTCGCCGACGAGGTCATCCTCATCCACCGCGAAGACCAGTACGAGCCCGAGTCGATACGCCCGGGCGAAGCCGACCTCATCGTGGCGAAGCACCGTCACGGCGCCGAGCGGCAACTCGTCGTCGCGTTCCAAGGACACTACTGCCGCTTCGTCGACATGTCGAAGTGA